One window from the genome of Montipora foliosa isolate CH-2021 chromosome 5, ASM3666993v2, whole genome shotgun sequence encodes:
- the LOC138003947 gene encoding thioredoxin domain-containing protein 15-like isoform X1: MADRVHRFGVYVYSALFFCFFYTVIPDCALSKESEPLEASDAEREGSADEIFSAVNVETSDTAVEAGNMTLKEPIVIDTNETDSIINSTDTEWNINMNETKADGVINNSTTSPKWSCKGRNNSQNNDTINQKVVIVHSDELLQQINSSENNETDPCAIVLFYTNYCPFSAKLAPLYNALGRVYNNLPVLAIDAHKQHSLNTRFGVVAVPTILLFHSGKPVLKFNNTVTLDDLRDFVKNSTGVEGNYSVHVSEEDYKGPLRSKPVEDRDYYLLFSVLFLVAFGVIMFSKSSYRQLVFERIQTVQWRRIFQWFSREKQD, encoded by the exons ATGGCGGATAGGGTTCATAGATTTGGTGTTTATGTTTACAGcgcattatttttttgtttcttttatactGTGATTCCTGATTGTGCTCTTTCCAAAGAAAGTGAACCCTTAGAGGCTAGTGATGCCGAGAGAG AAGGAAGCGCCGACGAGATTTTTTCTGCGGTTAATGTGGAGACCAGTGACACAGCTGTGGAGGCAGGGAACATGACTTTGAAAGAACCAATTGTGATAGACACAAATGAAACCGATTCTATTATAAATTCTACCGACACTGAATGGAATATAAACATGAACGAAACAAAAGCGGATGGTGTGATCAACAACTCCACTACGTCACCAAAATGGTCTTGCAAAGGCCGGAATAATTCACAAAACAACGATACCATTAACCAGAAAGTCGTCATCGTTCATTCAGATGAATTGCTTCAACAGATAAATTCAAGTGAGAATAACGAAACGGATCCATGTGCAATTGTGCTATTTTACACGAATTACTGTCCATTTAGTGCTAAATTGGCTCCCTTGTATAACGCTCTGGGACGAGTATATAATAATCTCCCAGTTCTGGCAATAGACGCACACAAGCAACACAG TTTAAACACTCGATTTGGAGTTGTTGCTGTCCCAACCATCTTATTGTTTCATTCTGGAAAGCCTGTCTTAAAATTCAACAATACAGTTACGTTGGATGATCTGCGCGATTTTGTGAAAAATAGCACAG GTGTTGAAGGAAACTACAGTGTTCATGTCTCTGAGGAGGACTACAAAGGTCCATTAAGAAGCAAACCGGTTGAAGATAGAGACTATTATTTACTGTTTTCTGTGCTCTTTCTTGTGGCATTTGGTGTCATCATGTTCTCAAAATCCAGCTACAGGCAACTAGTTTTTGAGAGAATTCAGACTGTTCAGTGGAGACGGATATTTCAGTGGTTTAGCAGAGAAAAACAAGATTAA
- the LOC138003947 gene encoding thioredoxin domain-containing protein 15-like isoform X2, whose amino-acid sequence MADRVHRFGVYVYSALFFCFFYTVIPDCALSKESEPLEASDAERGSADEIFSAVNVETSDTAVEAGNMTLKEPIVIDTNETDSIINSTDTEWNINMNETKADGVINNSTTSPKWSCKGRNNSQNNDTINQKVVIVHSDELLQQINSSENNETDPCAIVLFYTNYCPFSAKLAPLYNALGRVYNNLPVLAIDAHKQHSLNTRFGVVAVPTILLFHSGKPVLKFNNTVTLDDLRDFVKNSTGVEGNYSVHVSEEDYKGPLRSKPVEDRDYYLLFSVLFLVAFGVIMFSKSSYRQLVFERIQTVQWRRIFQWFSREKQD is encoded by the exons ATGGCGGATAGGGTTCATAGATTTGGTGTTTATGTTTACAGcgcattatttttttgtttcttttatactGTGATTCCTGATTGTGCTCTTTCCAAAGAAAGTGAACCCTTAGAGGCTAGTGATGCCGAGAGAG GAAGCGCCGACGAGATTTTTTCTGCGGTTAATGTGGAGACCAGTGACACAGCTGTGGAGGCAGGGAACATGACTTTGAAAGAACCAATTGTGATAGACACAAATGAAACCGATTCTATTATAAATTCTACCGACACTGAATGGAATATAAACATGAACGAAACAAAAGCGGATGGTGTGATCAACAACTCCACTACGTCACCAAAATGGTCTTGCAAAGGCCGGAATAATTCACAAAACAACGATACCATTAACCAGAAAGTCGTCATCGTTCATTCAGATGAATTGCTTCAACAGATAAATTCAAGTGAGAATAACGAAACGGATCCATGTGCAATTGTGCTATTTTACACGAATTACTGTCCATTTAGTGCTAAATTGGCTCCCTTGTATAACGCTCTGGGACGAGTATATAATAATCTCCCAGTTCTGGCAATAGACGCACACAAGCAACACAG TTTAAACACTCGATTTGGAGTTGTTGCTGTCCCAACCATCTTATTGTTTCATTCTGGAAAGCCTGTCTTAAAATTCAACAATACAGTTACGTTGGATGATCTGCGCGATTTTGTGAAAAATAGCACAG GTGTTGAAGGAAACTACAGTGTTCATGTCTCTGAGGAGGACTACAAAGGTCCATTAAGAAGCAAACCGGTTGAAGATAGAGACTATTATTTACTGTTTTCTGTGCTCTTTCTTGTGGCATTTGGTGTCATCATGTTCTCAAAATCCAGCTACAGGCAACTAGTTTTTGAGAGAATTCAGACTGTTCAGTGGAGACGGATATTTCAGTGGTTTAGCAGAGAAAAACAAGATTAA